The DNA window AATTCAATGTGCTTTTGGATCATTTAGCAAAATAATGATAAGAGATTGATGTAACACATTAAAGTGTGTTTGGAATGCTGTAGAAATCATGTATAATCTTTACTCGCTGAAGAAGGCTTTCGAGAACAAGGCATGCTCTGCATTGGCCATCAATATTAATGAGCAGAGAAATTCGAATTGAAAAGCATAGAGAGCATAACTCTTTACTCGCAGCTCTTCACCAGCTCAGCCATGGATTTTTAGAAGGTACACGCGCTCTTGTAAAATCTGACATTTTACAGTACTGTTTTCAAAACCCCAAAGCCACTGAGAAAGAGGGTTTAAAAGTGCCGATCTTGGCAACCCCATTCCTGCTTGAAATTTTCCCTCCCTGCCTCCGCCCCCCTCTCTCTTTAATCGCTGGGCGATGGAGACGGTCAGGCTCCGCTTAGTGCTTGACAACGCTTTGACTACGACGACGGAAGGACTCAGAAAGTGCTGGATTCTATTAAAACCCCAACACAGAACCATCTCCGATCTCTCCTCCCATATCCTCCATGTGTTCGACCTCCACAATGCATGCCCCAGCGGCCTCCTCCTCTCTGTAagtatttaatttatctttaataaattgcaatttttttagcagtccttaaaattctttttcttccttctgattttattttacgGTTACAGATGGAAGGGTTTGTATTACCGCCTTTTGAGTCCACTTGTATTTTGAAGGATAAAGATATTGTCAGgttagttaaattatatatatatatttttctgtgGAAAATAACACTTAGtgctatttataatataatgtaatATCTGTAACAGAGTGATAAAGAAAGGTGGCACGGCTACTGAAATTATCAAGATAGATGATGGGCTGAATGATTCGTTGAACGTGGTGGAAATAATTGACAAGCCACCGGTAACCACAGGCACGAATCTGCTTGCGAATGAGGAATTTGAAAAGGAATCTGACAGCTATGAAAGTGAACAAGAGGTGGATGTTGCCGCAGAGGTGGAGGATGTCGAAAATAGTCCAGAAGTGAAAGCAGTTTCGAAGAAGAGAAAGGCATCGAAGGATGCTCACAGCCCAAAGTATGGCTTCTGTGCTACTTCTCAAAATGGGgtgaaaaataagaattttttagtATGTATCTTATGTTACACAGACACATGTTTTGCGCTATTTAGCGTATCTGTAGTGTAGAGACTCCAGCTAGTAATTTCATTGTGTTCAAAACAAGTTCAAAGATGAAGTAGCTGGTTTAGAATGATTTCTTGTAAAATCATTATATAATGGGATTTCTACACTGCAGGAGGAAGAAAACCAAATCTGCCAGTGCTAAAAAATGGCTAGAGGTTTCAGAAAATGTAGTGACTGATGTCTCTGCAGAGCAGAATGGCACTTTGAgcattgttgatgttgatgaaaGAAGTGGCAAGAGTAGGAAAGCTATGCGTGACACTAAGAagtaagttttgtaaatttCTTAGTGCCTATTAGTGCACCTTTTTAACtgtaaaattcttaaaatttctCTTAGAACTTTTGGGTTTGCACTCAATTCTGGAACTTCTACACTGCAGGAGGAAGAAAACTAAATCTGCTAGTGCTGAAAAATGTATGGAAGTTTCAGAAAATGTTGTAAGAAGTGTCTGCGCAGGGCAGAATGGCACTTTGAGCATTTTTAAAGCAGATGAAAGAAGTAGCAAGAGTACAAAAGCTACTTTTAATGCACAGAAGTAAGTTTTGTAAGATCCTTATTCACACATAACCACGTTTTTCTTCCTTAGTAGGTTTCTAACTATAAgattttcctatttatatatataaaaaacctatGAGATATTCTTCATCATCATTCATTGTTGGTGGCACTGGTAAGATTTGAGCTATGTGTTACTTCATGTTCATGTTACCTAGAATTCCAATTATTATGATCACTTGGAATGGGAATGGGTATGACCTATCCCAGAACATCATTTGATGGGTCTAGGATCATATACAGCATTGAAGGATTGCTTAAATAGAAGCCTAATGCAATAAGGTAGGCATAAGTGACATTTGTTGTAAGTGTCccttttccaaaaaaaagttGCTACTAAGTTTTGGATCAGCAATTCCAAATCAACTTCACTGGACTGGTTCCAAGGCTGTTAAGGCATTCTGTCTTTTCATTGCCAATCTTGACCGCAACTTTCCATGGTTGTCTGTGTGTTGTTGTTCGGTGAGTGGGATGTGCCTCAATGAAGTTAACAAGGAGCTATTTCCAAAGCAAGGAACATGCTATttagagataaagaagatttccAAGTCTTGTCTTGTTCCTATACTTGAACTTTCAATTGAAGTTCTactcatattttgatatttatgatCCACTTTTCTAGAAATGTGAAAACATGATATGATGATTGGTCCCTCCTGTATGACATGACTGCAAAAATATTGCTTGTTCATGAGGGGAGGCATCTTTATAGCTCATGATGTCTTCGATTCTTTTCCTCATTTTTACTTGGCTAACTGAATATCTCTTTACCTGCATTGTAGGTCTTGCCAGCGTGAACAAAATGGAAATGGGAATGTGGATGCATCACATATACTTTCTGGATCTAAAAAGGTTTTGATCTATCATTTTACTGAACATATGGCTAacatttgtgtttttaattctGAGATGTGCTGTAGTCTTTCATCGAGGAATTGGGTGAAACTCAGCATGATGTAATGATTTCTGCCACCTGCACCTTTTCATTGTGCAAAAAAGTCTACTggtatcaaattaaatttgaataatgTTAAGGCTGAGTCATTTTTGTTCCTATAACATGTTATTAAAACTTGGCTAAACCCCACCCATTGCATAGTATTAAACATGTTCTGtgaatgtttgtgtgtgtaagCTCAGTTCTCTTTCTGatggaaaaaaaccatgattttgtttgtatttatgaAGGAGCTAGTGCAGCTAAATTGTCAGAGTCAATTTTGATGTGTCTTGTGGTCATAAAACTCTACAGAAATGATATCATGTATTCCCATACATTCCCTTCTTTCCATAGAGGACCAATGCATGGATAGTTATGATTCCCTTACAGAACACAAAGGGACAATTTAGCATGAACTTTAATGGTAATTGTGAAAGAAAAGGACAAGGAAGGGAATAGAGCGTTTGCATACttgaaagttaatttttatcatttaaagcTATCTGAACTTTTAGGCAAGTATGACCAGTGGACCAAGGGGCTCAAGCCAGAGGCTATTGGCCTCCCTATGCAAGCAACGATTCTAACACTTGCATTTCCCTTTCTTGTCAGTGCCCCAGTAGAAGTGCTAGGCGTAAAAAGGCGAAGAGGCAATGGTTGAAGGAACAACTCAAAGCTGAAAAGAAAGCAGTACGTTGGTGTTTTTTAAGTTTCCAACCCGGTTATTCCAAGTGTATTCATGTGGTTTAGCTGTTTTGGTTTGGGGACGGTCTTTGGAGCAGGTTTTAGGTTAAGCGCACACACTTGCACAATACACACACGCGCGCGCGCACACACCTGGGTGCTGGTAGCGGGAAAATTAGTTCTTAGCTACACTGCTTTGCTTTATGTTGAATTTTACAGCAAAATAAGAGGGAGTTGCTCTTGAATATCAATCAGCAATCATCTGAAAAGGATAATGAGAATGTTTCTGGAGAATCACCTGAACCAGGAAGTCAGAAAACCTCTGAAGAAAAACTCAGGGAAGACAAACAATTGGGAGAGCGAGATAGTGATGTAGAGGGTGATGTTGTTCCCGTCGTGATCGGGCCGGGACATATTCGTTTTGAGCCGCTCAAGAAAGGTCTAATGCTCGATGtgtcttttcttccttttatgtgGCTGAAGAGTTCTATATTTTATCACAAGGCTGTTCCAAGTGATTAACAATTTTGTGTCCTGTGTAATTACTCCATTCATTCATGTGACACACCTACTTGCTTGTTGTTCCAGGGGATTCTGATCATGCTGTGCCGCAAAATCACGTTTCTATTGTATGTTTCATTtatccatttaattttttactgcATATCTGTCTCTGACTCATGTTTTGAATGCTAAATACCTTGATGAGATATATTCTAgcatgcatttattttatccatttaagttttgtaattaataatTACAACCATTTCTGCAGAACATTTTAGCACTCCCGCATATTTTTACTTTTGTGAGTCCTAAGATGTTTGTGCTCAACATCTCTATAATCTTGTTTCTCTTCCACATACCCTACAATTATACCATGCTTTATGAGGGTGTATCCGGGGGAGTGCTAAAATGTTCTGCACAAATGgtttgttgtaattttttggAACTGCAGTGAAATAGGATTTTGATGtatagttgtttttataaaatagtcaaCAGGTTCTGATATTTGTAGTTTCAAATTCTTACAATATCTTTGTGTGTGctccttgtaaaaaaaattccttgtgTGTGCTACACTTGTATGTTGTCATGGTATCACTTTTTCTTAGCTTCAATCGATGTTGAATTTCTGTTTTCGTGTCCTGCTTCAGGAAAGATTTCAGTGGAATGGAATAACAAGCAAAAAGAAAGGCCAAAAGTGGGGTAAAGAGAAAGTGGTGTCATGCAAAAGGAATGATTATAACAATTTCAAGAAAGAGTCTTACAGCAGTCTTACTATTGAAGAACGGACACCTGTATATGATTGCACCAACTTTGAAGAGTTTCCACACTATGCTAGCTTGCCAaaggtttgtttttgttaaaacttCATTTGCCATTCATTGCATTGATATCTATATCTTTCTATTGTAGAAAATAAAGAGTGGCAACTGTGCTTTATATGGTGATAGTGGCTGCTAGTTTACTTTTAAGACCTACTCTAGATCTGTTGATTGATCTCTCAAACTTGTATTTGTCTTGAAAGTTTCCTAATTTGCAAAGAGCATAGTCCAAATTTGTTTCTCGTATGGAGGCCAAAGCATCTAGTTATTCTTGGATTTTTGCAGGAAGGTGATGTAATTGCTTATCGTTTGGTTGAGCTGTCACCATCCTGGACCCCTGAGCTCTCATCATACCGTGTAGGGCTTCTTTTGTAATAAAACTGATCTTCAACTCATTATTTATTGGCAGAGCATACCATTCATCATATTCTCTCTGTCCATAGGTTGGAAAGGTATCAAAATATGATCTTGAATCCAATATAGTTATGCTGGTCCAAGTACCAGAATATCCAGTAATTCCTGAGAAGATAGATGATGAGGCATCCGATGCACTACCAGAAACATCCCCTTATCAGGAAGATGGTTCCTTAGAGGTATGTCAGCCCTGCACTGCATCTCTTATAcatgtatattttcttttttcttttaggtgGGCATCTCGGTGTGTGTTTCTATGTTTAGTGAACACAGAATTTGAATGTGCTTCCAAAAACTTGAGGGATCTGACTAAATTGATTAAGGTGGAGTTCTTCAGTTTTGAAGTGTTTGACAAATGGGATTCGATTAGTTCTTggaaattttatgttatttcacTGATCCACATAACGTTCAGGCTATTAGATTAAGTCTTGGGCTGTGGTCTAGTTTGAAATTTTTGTGTTTCTATGTTTAGTGAACACAGAATTTGAATGTGCTTCCAAAAACTTGAGGGATCTGactaaataaattgattaaggTGGAGTTCTTCAGTTTTGAAGTGTTTGACAAATGGGATTCGATTAGTTCTTggaaattttatgttatttcacTGATCCACATAACGTTCAGGCTATTAGATTAAGTCTTGGGCTGTGGTCTAGTTTGCAGTTGCCTAAACGATAGATTTAGTAACCTTAGGCCAAACTGTTCTTGTTTGTCCTTCTCAATCAAGATAGTTGACAAGTGAAGCTCTTCTCCAGATAAAGTTTTCAGCACTTTTTGAAGTTCGCCTTGTTCACCATGGCAATCTAAAGTCAGCAAAATCAGTTACTGGTGGATCTAATGAAGTCCATGTAAGGGATCAAGATTCTGGAACTGGTTTCAAGCTGAACAATAACCACGAAGCTGGTACTTCTGCTCAAGGTATTACTTCCAACTATTTTTACATCAAGAATCAGGTTAATGATAGGTGCAAAGAGCAATGATAACAACACGATCAATGTAAACATGCTTACTTACCTTTCTTGTACTTCAGAAAACGGAAAACATAATCCATGGGAAGAAACTAAGCAGGCTTTGACAGCACAGAAGGCATGGCTATCTCAGGAAGATAGCTGTAAAAAACCTGAGAGTTCAGGCAGGAGCCCATGGTCTTATAAGGCCTTGAGAGGCAGCGCATTGGGTCCAACAGTTGCTTTATTAAGAGCACAAAATGAATTTTGACGAGCACAGAATGAATGAATCGAGTAGCGTGGCTGTGCATTTGCTATCCACATAATTTTGCAACCTCAAGGCGGGTGAGCATTTCACCGATGATGCTAAGTTTTGCTTTAGGTACATGTAATGGAAAACATGCAAGGGATATCTATGGCTCAACTTTTTTGTATAGTGTCGTCTCTTACCTTCAACAGCAGTGCCCTAGTGGAACTCTTTTCTGTCTATTTTCTCCTTTATGCTGTTTTGAGATCTTCATTCAATCACAGCTTTCTTCGTATAGGAATGGGCTTTTTtgttgaattagaaaaaaaaaatttgtcatattacaattttttaccctatttgtttttatatttcaaaaatatttttgaaaaaatttgattatttttattattttttgtttcaaattaatattttttttggtgtttttaaatcattttaataaattaatatcaaaaataaaaaaatattattttaaaacattttcgagaaaaaatatattttaaaaagcaactgtaACTACACTTCCAAACATGTCTAGAGCAAGCATTTCAGCGATGAACAAAGGAGATGGGTACTCCTATTAAGAGCGTGTTGGGCGCTGCCATTGCGATTGTGTTTATAGAAAAAtgctatttatatatgtttagttaTTGTAAAAACACAGTTTGAAGTTTGTGGGACCTATTATATTTCGTGTTTAAACTACAAGATTTGCTATAGCAACTTCAAGCTGCTTTGTTGCAAACTGTGTTACAACATAGTAACTAGAGGCGCGCAAGAAGAAGAGCagaaataaagtaaaaaggAAGTTAACAGTGAACAATGAATAATTGAGAGCATTGGACCGTTAGTTAACCACTGGCCTCTGTCGTTTCCACCGCTAGCCAGACATTGCCTTTGCCTAGGGCAGTTGGCTCTTCCctttctccttcttccttttcttcttcttctgcacTTCTTTGTCTTCATTGTTCTGCAACATGAACAGTGAAGAACAACTCTCTCACCATTGCCCTCCGCTGTTTTCACCGCCAGCCAAATATCGTCGTCGCGTAGGATAGCCTgctcttccccttccccttctccTTCTCACTCGTGATTCTTTTACTGCATTTAGctgctctccactgttcacatgcaACGTGAATAGTGGAGAGCAGCTCCTTTGTTCATGGGTTAGATCAGGTTCGACCCAAATCTAAATGCTTTAGATTGAGTTCaacccagtaaaataaaaacatttattagatattgtgttttattcaaaaaattaatgtttaacatGATTTAATGGCACTACATAATTGCATTAGAAGGAAATCGTATGATGATATAGCCTTTGCATAATTTGATCGCAATCTTAATTTtgttcctgataatattttacatgaTGTTGTTATACGCACAAGAAACCATATAAACTGTAATCCTTGTCGGATAGATTTTGTACATGATGaaattgcacatagtttaatgaaataataaaaaatacatataaagtattttttatttcatgatataataacagtagttaaatctacaatatttcaattaaaaaccatcaatattgatgtcatttttagttatttaataacctcaatttgaaaatcattcTTGACCaaacactttaaattattttttgttcaaccataattttaaccaaatatatatttttcaatatcaacttcaattaaaatgacttttttttcttcatatataaaacaaataattttttttcaaatcacaactatAAAAGctactacaataccaaacatacaAAAACCAAGGggcaacaaatattaaaatctcgGCAGAATTGGTTCTCCATCAAGATGACATCCTGGCAATCCATTCTAAGTCATTTCATGTTAGAATCAAAACAAAGCTGAAGTCAGATATCATATGTGAGATGACTATTGCTATATCTTGCTAATATCTTATAATGGATCTTGCAGGAGATGAGCTAATAAAAGGGAATGGAGCTGAGGTTATTTCTCGTGCTGTCCAAATAGTTGTCAGGTGCCCTTTTTGCCGATATctgaatttaataaaacactACATTCCGAGGAAAGCTCAGGGCTGAAACTGTGAGTATTCCAACAAAAGGGCCTCCAACAATGATGACATTAAACTTAAGAACTGATTGCTTATGAAGCGGGGCTTCACATATATATGGCACTCAGCATTTTTTCAAACCTGGTGTGCCTTCGAAGCACCCTGAACTCCTGTTGCTGGCCGCTTCAGGTCAGAAATATCATAGAGCTTCACAGtgttaagatatttaatatccaTAGGCTAGAAGAAACTGAACGCATCCTCTCTtgtatgatttaaattttacttcGAGAAGGGGCTACACAGAGAGCAAAATGGGTACAAGTAACGGGATGATGAAGATGCGTGATCAATCGTGAGATCGAGTGAAAACGAACAAGAGCTGCAGATGAAATAGCAGTGGTTATGCCGGCATGTCCCATTATCTTATTTATTCCTTTCCGGTTAGAAATTTTTAAGAAGAAGCGGCTATTTACTCCGGTGGAGGAAGGGGAGGAGGAAGAAGTCTTACCTGAGCAAGCCGTCTCTTACAGGTGAAAGAATGAAGGAACCTAAATGGATGGTATCCAGTGATGGTTAATGATGGAATAGAGGTTTTTGTGGGAGAGTTTTCAGAGAGGTCGTTGATACCACACCAACAACACATTGATAGTCGTTTCCTGacataaaagaattaattcttTCATTATATTTCTTGTTAGCCTTCTGTTACAATGCACGGAGCTTTATATAGGCTATTTGGAAGTGTGattgctgttattttttaaaatacttttcacttataaaaatatgttaataatatttttttaatttttaaaaattatttttgaaatcagtatattaaaatgattttaaaacataaaaaatatattaacttaaaatgaataaaaaatatataaaattttcaaaattttccggaaatgctttaaaaaaagcACTCCTAAACAAGCTTACGTTCTGAGAATGTTCAACACACAGGTTGTGTGTTTAACTGCCATGCAGTATTTTATGGAAATGAAACGGTGCGTATGATTACTTAATTGAAACGGTGCGTatggattttataattattttttgaatgcgTGGCCCGCGTGTCTATGAAAAACTATATTTCCTATTATTCGATCTCTCTTTCTGTTTTGGGTATAGCATATATGTTGGTGAGAGAATGGATTTTAGAATCAGGATTCTCTATTTCTAAGTAAAGAAATCCAGCATTCGAACTAAAGAGATGCACGAAGTCTTCCTCCTCCCGCTTTCAGTTTTATCGCTGGCTATAAGAACAGCTATGGCACCTCTAAGATTTCGCTGGATATACAGAGGCCATCCTTTTCTCCAATTTGCTGGCCATTCTGCAGTAGAAGATTGTTTCTAATCATTTATCATTGCTTTTTTAAATGGTTCTGAGAACCTTCAGCACACAGGTTGTGTGTTTAACTGCCATGCAGTATTTTATGGAAATGAAACGGTGCGTATGGTTACTTAATTGAAACGGTGCGTAGCTTTATTTGCTCCAGTGGGAATGCAAGATTGGGATTCTATATTGTACTGTGACCAAACTGTTCTTGGGGAGCAGAAGATAGTATTAACGTATGGAATCCCAGCCATTCCGAGACAATTTTCGTAACCCTAGTTATTAATAGAAGatagtattaaaatatttgatttgataacaatatttttaaattcttaagaAACCAAAAGTTTTTAATGCATATATTGTTCATTGAGAGAATTTTATTAGTGacaaatgtattaaaaaaagatatattttttatttttaaatatccaaAAGGGACTTTGTAAAATGGTCTATAATGTGAATGTAATCATGACCTTAATAAAAAGTCTTTAGTCATATTTGTAACATATAAGTTTGTGTTACATACTTGgttatatttaaatttctttcttgcatgatatttttttttatttttatataattaaatttaatatttttatagagtatatatatctATTCACACACATGCACAACTCCTACATAGAGAACACTaacagttaaataaataaataaatatataaataaataaaagttaagattctgtttgtttttgtgttttaaaaatatattttttaaaaataatttattttaaatttaatttttttgattttttaaattattttaatataataatcttaaatacaatttttttaaaaaataaaaaatacttcatctCAAATACAttagcaaaattaaaaattggaaCGGGGAGGGGAGGGTGGTTCTGCCGTTGAGGTGCGGTGTCATGAGGAAGCAGCAAATCCTGTATCCTGGGACCATAGCCTACAGATTATATATCTTAAGACAGATGCAAccttaaagaaaaaaggaacCACTCAAGGATTACTTGCCTCCGTCGATTAGCTTATGTTTGATTCTTTGCCTGGACATGAATCCTACTTTAAGTTCTCGTGAAGTCATCCTCTTTTTCATAGGTCCAGCAACAACTCTCTTCTTATTCTCCTTCTGCAATCCTTCATTTCTCAACATCTCCATGCTACCATGTCTAGGCATCCAGAAACAAACCCTCATTTTATTAAAACACCTCTGCAACAGCGTGAAGGCCAACCCTCCGAGACACCACCTAGTCCCGGGGGGCCGTCGTCAGGTCGTCAAGATCAACAATACCCGCCACCTGAGGGCCTACTGGCGACTCGACCAAGGGGTAAACGCCAAGCTTCCAAGAAGAATGGTGCACCGGGGGTTAAACCAGAGCATGAAGGCCAAGGCCGCAGTTCATGGATCCCACCAGCACAGCAGCATCCGGGCCAAGAATCACACTTTCCACTTCATGGCAACCAAGTCCAAAGTCCACCAACGCAGCCACCACAGCATCAAGACCACCCACCTTTGCCATTCCGTAGCCCATGGGCAGAACTTCCACCACAGCATCAAGACAACCCACGTTTGCCATTCCGTAGCCCATGGGCAGAACTTCCACCACAGCATCAGAGTCGTCAAGATCAACAATACCCGCCACCTGAGGGCCCACTGGTGCATTTCCCTCCGGGCCAACATCCCGAATCACACTTTCCACTTCATGGCAACCAAGTCCAAAGTCCACCAACGCAGCCACCACAGTATCAAGACCACCCACCTTTTCTATTGCATAATGGGACATTCCAGAGCCCATGGGCAGAACTTCCACCACAGCTCCGTGACCCTCACCCCCAGCCACATGGCCCCAAGCATGATAGTGAACCTCATGTACCACCGAGGAATCAAGATCAAGACCGTAGTCCTGTGGTGACACTTCCACAGCATCAAGAACGAAACCCCCGGCAGCCCTCCGGTCTAGTAGGCCGACCAGCACAGTTTTCTGGGTTGCCAAAACCTGGTGGAACCAAACCCTTAATATGGCTAGGTGCAGTTTTCTGCGCAATTCTTTGGATCGTAATATTCCTAGGAGGCCTAATTGTCCTTATAGTCTACCTGGTATATCGCCCACGTAGTCCTCGGTTTGATGTGTCCAGTGCCTCCTTAAACATGGCCTACATCGATGCGGGCTCTCTACTCAATGCTGATCTAACTGTGCTAGCAAACTTCACCAATCCAAACAAGAAAGTGAGCGTGGACTTCAGTTACATGATCATTGATCTATACTACGGAAGCACTCTTATCGCTACCCAATACATAGAACCGTTTTCTGCAGAGAGGGCCGAGTCGAGGTTCGTCAATGTTCATATGGTTACAAGTCAGGTCCGGCTTCCCGTCCTGGAAAGCACGCGGCTCCAGGAGCAGATTAGTAAAAATGGAGCCATATTTGACGTGAAAGGAGTATTTCGGGTGCGATCTAAACTGGGGACTTTACTGAAGTACTCGTATAGGCTATATGGTCACTGCACTATCTTGGTGACAGCTCCTCCCAGTGGAGTCCTTCGAGCTACCAAGTGCAGAACAAAACGATGAGAAACATTCTGTAACTTGCCAATACATGCTATTGTTTTCCGACTGGCAAACATTGATGGATTTTGCACATTGTTGAAAGAGTATCagaattgaaatgatttttcctTGCTATTGTTTTCTACTCTTTTCTAATTTTCAAGAACTTTCAGGATTACAATCGCTTAGTGTCGTTTTCGATTGTTGTTCTTTCCTTGCTCGCATGCATGTCCATGCATCTAATTATTATAGCAAAGCGCAGCAATACCTTTGGAGATGGAAAGGAGTAACATGGTCTTTTACTGATTCAGAACCACACACTGGAAATTACCACACATATGCAATGAAAAAAAGCCTTGTTTCAACAATTTCTGTGATAATATTCCTCCCTTGTACAACACCAAGGTgggcaaaaaataaattacaacacTGAGGTACTTGTCAAGGCAAATCAgtctttgaaaaaaagaagaaaaaactgctACAAAACTACTCCGAGGACAAAACTTGGGACTTGGAGAATGCCTCTCCTGATTACAGGTTGGCTATGTACAAATGCTCAATTTTGAGGGAAAACTGCACAAGCAACTCAGAAATCCAGGCTAGGCCATCCACTCTCTCACAAAGTCAAGAAATACAGTAACATGGTAATTGAAAGCAATCCAGGAACCCGCATCAGCCAGCTCCACCCTTTCACTTAATAAATCATTTCCAATATCAACATAAGAGAGTATTATTGAACTCTCCACTCAAAATCTTCTGTACCTTGTGAAGAAAGGGTGCCTGAGGGATTCATGAGCTGTTAGTCTATTCGCAGGGTCATGTCTAAGGAGGCCTTGCAAGAGATCAATGATATCTCCAGCAGAGTGATCAACGTGCTGCATTACTAAGTTCTGCCATGGAAACAATAATATGTATGTAGCGCAAAAATGAGTCCGGAGAAGATTCATGGGTTTGCATATAGCACAAATTTCTGGAACATGTTCCTTAtgaatcaatcaaatataaCCCGAGGTAACAAAGTAATGCATCCACACCTGAAGGCGAGGTAGCTTCATAGCAGCTTTAATGCTTTCCCGAGATGTTGCACCATCTGGCCAGTCCAACCTACCCCTTCTAACGTACTTCTCAGCATGTAGGCTGAACCAACCACCCCCAAtccaccaaaataaaataagtaaaatattgATGTGTGCTGAAGTTCTTCACATTATTTAAAGGCTATTACTAAACGAAGTCTCAGAAGAGCACACACTCTACTCTTTTTAACATGTGCTGAGGTAATGGGCCCAAAACTCTTTCCATCATGGCCAAGTGCTCCAAGTTCTCGTGTGTCTGAAACAATGCTTCTCCCTGCAAACAATTATACATGGGCATTCACATTAAGTTTTCAGGAATTAAATATCCTTCCCGACCTCTAGGAC is part of the Populus alba chromosome 10, ASM523922v2, whole genome shotgun sequence genome and encodes:
- the LOC118045397 gene encoding coilin isoform X1, whose protein sequence is METVRLRLVLDNALTTTTEGLRKCWILLKPQHRTISDLSSHILHVFDLHNACPSGLLLSMEGFVLPPFESTCILKDKDIVRVIKKGGTATEIIKIDDGLNDSLNVVEIIDKPPVTTGTNLLANEEFEKESDSYESEQEVDVAAEVEDVENSPEVKAVSKKRKASKDAHSPKRKKTKSASAKKWLEVSENVVTDVSAEQNGTLSIVDVDERSGKSRKAMRDTKKRKKTKSASAEKCMEVSENVVRSVCAGQNGTLSIFKADERSSKSTKATFNAQKSCQREQNGNGNVDASHILSGSKKCPSRSARRKKAKRQWLKEQLKAEKKAQNKRELLLNINQQSSEKDNENVSGESPEPGSQKTSEEKLREDKQLGERDSDVEGDVVPVVIGPGHIRFEPLKKGDSDHAVPQNHVSIERFQWNGITSKKKGQKWGKEKVVSCKRNDYNNFKKESYSSLTIEERTPVYDCTNFEEFPHYASLPKEGDVIAYRLVELSPSWTPELSSYRVGKVSKYDLESNIVMLVQVPEYPVIPEKIDDEASDALPETSPYQEDGSLEIKFSALFEVRLVHHGNLKSAKSVTGGSNEVHVRDQDSGTGFKLNNNHEAGTSAQENGKHNPWEETKQALTAQKAWLSQEDSCKKPESSGRSPWSYKALRGSALGPTVALLRAQNEF
- the LOC118045399 gene encoding uncharacterized protein: MSRHPETNPHFIKTPLQQREGQPSETPPSPGGPSSGRQDQQYPPPEGLLATRPRGKRQASKKNGAPGVKPEHEGQGRSSWIPPAQQHPGQESHFPLHGNQVQSPPTQPPQHQDHPPLPFRSPWAELPPQHQDNPRLPFRSPWAELPPQHQSRQDQQYPPPEGPLVHFPPGQHPESHFPLHGNQVQSPPTQPPQYQDHPPFLLHNGTFQSPWAELPPQLRDPHPQPHGPKHDSEPHVPPRNQDQDRSPVVTLPQHQERNPRQPSGLVGRPAQFSGLPKPGGTKPLIWLGAVFCAILWIVIFLGGLIVLIVYLVYRPRSPRFDVSSASLNMAYIDAGSLLNADLTVLANFTNPNKKVSVDFSYMIIDLYYGSTLIATQYIEPFSAERAESRFVNVHMVTSQVRLPVLESTRLQEQISKNGAIFDVKGVFRVRSKLGTLLKYSYRLYGHCTILVTAPPSGVLRATKCRTKR
- the LOC118045398 gene encoding serine/threonine-protein kinase AFC2 isoform X3, whose amino-acid sequence is MIEMAIVMHDKRLVHTDLKPENVLFVSSEYIKIPDYKSHNEGTFYKRLPKSSAIKVIDFGSTASGHQDHKYIVSTRHYRAPEVILGLGWSYPCDIWSVGCILVELCSGEALFQTHENLEHLAMMERVLGPLPQHMLKRVDLHAEKYVRRGRLDWPDGATSRESIKAAMKLPRLQNLVMQHVDHSAGDIIDLLQGLLRHDPANRLTAHESLRHPFFTRYRRF
- the LOC118045397 gene encoding coilin isoform X2; protein product: METVRLRLVLDNALTTTTEGLRKCWILLKPQHRTISDLSSHILHVFDLHNACPSGLLLSMEGFVLPPFESTCILKDKDIVRVIKKGGTATEIIKIDDGLNDSLNVVEIIDKPPVTTGTNLLANEEFEKESDSYESEQEVDVAAEVEDVENSPEVKAVSKKRKASKDAHSPKRKKTKSASAKKWLEVSENVVTDVSAEQNGTLSIVDVDERSGKSRKAMRDTKKRKKTKSASAEKCMEVSENVVRSVCAGQNGTLSIFKADERSSKSTKATFNAQKSCQREQNGNGNVDASHILSGSKKCPSRSARRKKAKRQWLKEQLKAEKKAQSSEKDNENVSGESPEPGSQKTSEEKLREDKQLGERDSDVEGDVVPVVIGPGHIRFEPLKKGDSDHAVPQNHVSIERFQWNGITSKKKGQKWGKEKVVSCKRNDYNNFKKESYSSLTIEERTPVYDCTNFEEFPHYASLPKEGDVIAYRLVELSPSWTPELSSYRVGKVSKYDLESNIVMLVQVPEYPVIPEKIDDEASDALPETSPYQEDGSLEIKFSALFEVRLVHHGNLKSAKSVTGGSNEVHVRDQDSGTGFKLNNNHEAGTSAQENGKHNPWEETKQALTAQKAWLSQEDSCKKPESSGRSPWSYKALRGSALGPTVALLRAQNEF